In Paenibacillus larvae subsp. larvae, the following proteins share a genomic window:
- a CDS encoding spore coat-like protein yields the protein MAQQGLAVHETLEVHELLTFKNTCMTKSVAMQGLVSDPALKSLLQEDIQHSAKAIQDYQGLLSRPHI from the coding sequence ATGGCACAACAAGGCCTTGCCGTACACGAAACATTGGAAGTACATGAGCTCCTTACCTTTAAAAATACCTGTATGACAAAATCGGTTGCTATGCAGGGACTGGTTTCTGATCCGGCGCTTAAAAGTCTTTTGCAAGAAGATATTCAGCATTCTGCAAAAGCAATTCAAGACTATCAGGGATTATTATCCCGACCCCATATTTAG
- a CDS encoding baseplate J/gp47 family protein — protein MYEHQTYDKILQRMLERVPGDLDKREGSIICDALAPLAFSLAEAYADLDLNWNLSSASTASGEYLDRNVADFGLTRKPATYAKRKGVFLDKDGLPKEVPLQSRFSAENAGFKVVERLGPGEYVMECEAAGEVGNKHFGKLLPVEYIGGLAFAQLADVLVPAENEEEDEHLRQRYFEQLNEKPFGGNITDYQRKVKSIGGVGGVKVFPSWKGGGTVKCTIIASDYTPPSAQLVEDIQTEIDLVENTGKGIGWAPIGHAVTIAPVHPVTIEVSTTLVLNRGVTVGQIREELDSVVSEYLLALRKDWEIEDKLIVRVSQLEARILTVSGVADIAGTQLNGAAGNLELGSEEVPVFGGVHVG, from the coding sequence ATGTACGAACATCAGACCTATGACAAGATTTTGCAGCGGATGCTGGAGCGGGTGCCCGGTGATTTGGACAAAAGGGAAGGCAGTATCATCTGCGATGCCCTGGCGCCTTTAGCGTTTTCTTTGGCTGAAGCCTATGCCGATCTGGATCTGAACTGGAACCTGTCTTCGGCCAGTACGGCCTCCGGGGAATATTTGGACCGGAATGTGGCGGACTTCGGCCTTACCCGGAAACCGGCTACCTATGCAAAGAGAAAAGGCGTGTTTCTGGACAAGGACGGCTTGCCGAAGGAAGTTCCTTTACAGAGCCGTTTTTCCGCAGAGAATGCCGGATTTAAAGTTGTGGAAAGATTGGGCCCCGGAGAATATGTCATGGAATGTGAGGCAGCAGGTGAGGTTGGCAACAAGCATTTCGGCAAGCTGCTGCCTGTTGAATATATCGGGGGGCTGGCGTTTGCGCAGCTGGCAGATGTTTTGGTCCCTGCCGAAAATGAAGAGGAGGATGAACACCTCCGCCAGCGTTATTTCGAACAATTGAACGAAAAGCCGTTCGGGGGAAATATCACGGATTATCAGCGTAAAGTCAAGTCTATCGGCGGTGTAGGAGGAGTGAAAGTATTTCCGTCCTGGAAGGGCGGCGGCACGGTCAAGTGCACCATTATCGCGAGTGACTATACACCTCCGTCGGCCCAACTGGTGGAAGATATTCAGACGGAGATTGACCTGGTGGAGAATACCGGAAAGGGCATTGGCTGGGCCCCCATTGGACATGCCGTAACCATTGCTCCGGTTCACCCCGTTACAATCGAGGTGAGTACGACCCTGGTATTGAACCGGGGAGTTACCGTGGGACAAATCCGGGAGGAACTGGACAGCGTAGTATCCGAGTATTTGCTTGCTTTGCGGAAAGACTGGGAAATTGAGGACAAGCTTATTGTCCGGGTGAGCCAGCTGGAGGCGCGTATCCTGACCGTAAGCGGCGTAGCAGACATAGCGGGAACACAGCTGAACGGAGCTGCCGGCAATCTGGAACTTGGCAGCGAGGAAGTACCGGTATTTGGAGGTGTTCACGTTGGATAG
- a CDS encoding XkdQ/YqbQ family protein gives MKEILLDNRNGNVWDISELIVSMSYKTSRIGKPSDLSLTCLKKGIYQSPAFGYNNGDVIRFKLDDVNVFYGYIFKVSSGPDAEVKITAYDQMRYLNYNDTYVFKNTSATEIIRRIASDFQLSIGTLADTGYKVPSLVEDDKKLLDIICKALDSTLIATTRNYVFYDDFGKLTLRNIEEMKADVILGDFSLMTDYDYERSIDGETYNRIKLVQDNKESKARDVYVAQDSANIARWGRLQLFKKMEDKMNSAQIQEVLNNLIAVKNREQRTIQVTAIGDIRLRAGCFVPIVIKELGIRQYFLVDECTHKFEGGDHTMTLDLKVI, from the coding sequence ATGAAAGAGATTCTTCTCGATAATCGCAACGGGAATGTATGGGATATCTCGGAGCTTATTGTCAGCATGAGTTATAAAACGAGCCGGATCGGGAAACCGTCCGATCTCTCCCTCACCTGCCTGAAAAAAGGAATCTACCAAAGCCCGGCTTTCGGCTATAACAATGGGGACGTGATCCGTTTCAAGCTGGATGATGTGAATGTGTTCTACGGATATATTTTCAAAGTAAGCAGCGGTCCGGATGCAGAGGTGAAAATCACCGCTTATGATCAGATGAGATACCTGAATTATAACGATACTTACGTGTTCAAAAACACGTCTGCTACCGAGATAATCCGGCGTATTGCCAGTGATTTTCAGCTTTCAATCGGTACGCTTGCCGATACGGGATACAAGGTTCCCTCCCTGGTGGAGGACGATAAAAAACTGCTCGATATCATATGTAAGGCGCTTGATTCAACGCTGATTGCCACAACAAGAAATTACGTCTTTTACGACGACTTCGGCAAGCTTACGCTCCGCAACATAGAAGAGATGAAAGCGGATGTTATTCTGGGTGACTTCAGTTTAATGACGGATTACGACTATGAAAGATCGATCGACGGGGAAACCTATAACCGGATTAAACTCGTCCAGGATAATAAGGAGAGCAAGGCCCGGGACGTATATGTGGCTCAGGACAGTGCCAATATAGCAAGGTGGGGACGCCTTCAGCTGTTTAAAAAGATGGAGGACAAGATGAACAGTGCCCAAATCCAGGAGGTCCTGAACAATCTGATCGCCGTAAAAAACCGCGAACAACGGACGATTCAGGTCACGGCTATCGGAGATATCCGGCTAAGGGCGGGTTGTTTTGTGCCCATTGTCATCAAGGAACTGGGGATCAGACAATATTTCCTTGTCGATGAATGTACGCATAAATTTGAAGGCGGCGACCATACGATGACGTTAGATTTGAAGGTGATATAA
- a CDS encoding YolD-like family protein has translation MTKNLSEYVLYEASRSIPLEKKEWVVRQIMQYRRQVATEKRENHKKQEKRVHELSEILSEAFESSTVITVVTYGIYKNREYSGVIIKLDLREEKILLKCQESMQWLHFSSILHVY, from the coding sequence GTGACTAAGAATTTGTCTGAATATGTTCTCTATGAAGCCTCCCGCTCCATTCCTCTGGAAAAGAAAGAATGGGTGGTCCGGCAAATTATGCAGTATAGACGGCAGGTAGCTACTGAGAAACGCGAGAATCACAAGAAACAGGAGAAACGCGTTCATGAACTCTCTGAAATCCTTTCAGAAGCATTTGAAAGCAGCACAGTAATCACGGTTGTTACTTATGGAATATATAAGAACCGGGAGTACAGCGGCGTAATTATAAAGCTGGACCTGCGGGAGGAGAAGATTTTGTTAAAGTGTCAGGAAAGCATGCAGTGGCTTCACTTTTCTTCAATTTTACATGTATACTGA
- a CDS encoding phage tail tube protein, translated as MDYLMARDTISGQEGRAFATIEGKVEPMFYAKNVEATVKKNKAEVKTLGRRVVQHKAAGWTGEGKMTIYTVTSTFRKIMLNYMKNGVDTYFDIMVVNDDPASSIGKQTVILKGVNLDEVVMAKLDTESDVLEEEVSFTFEDVDLMDSFSAPKN; from the coding sequence ATGGACTACTTAATGGCTCGCGATACGATTTCCGGTCAGGAAGGCCGTGCTTTTGCCACGATTGAGGGGAAAGTTGAACCGATGTTTTATGCCAAAAATGTGGAGGCAACGGTCAAGAAGAACAAGGCGGAAGTGAAAACACTCGGAAGAAGGGTCGTGCAGCACAAAGCTGCCGGCTGGACAGGTGAAGGCAAAATGACAATTTATACCGTGACCTCCACCTTCCGTAAGATCATGCTGAATTACATGAAGAACGGGGTAGACACCTACTTCGATATTATGGTCGTCAACGATGATCCGGCTTCCAGTATAGGCAAGCAGACCGTTATTTTAAAAGGGGTCAATTTGGATGAGGTCGTTATGGCCAAACTGGATACGGAAAGCGATGTGCTGGAGGAAGAAGTCAGCTTTACGTTTGAAGATGTGGATCTGATGGATTCGTTTTCGGCCCCTAAAAATTAA
- a CDS encoding Kelch repeat-containing protein: MAYIPKTDWKLEDTVTERDFNRIEGGIKEALAAVNLVDQKDAETLNEAKQYTDQKVDNIEVPVKSVNDKTGDVVLAASDIQTGSGKDVETTINELFTSVSDGKEQVAKAITDQGVSATKEDAFKDLATKIRSIDNGNIPIYVQPTEPIKKTGFWIQDEQNEIEHVVYTNAFSEGTGWAAGADMPTARDDLTSSAVGDKIYVIGGFGGRDKLEIYDTTTNTWTAGADMPTARSGLTSNAVGDKIYVIGGSGSSKVEIYDTATNTWTAGADMPTARSGLTSNAVGDKIYVIGGFDGSFLSNLEIYDTATNTWTIGADMPTARDDLTSSAVGDKIYVIGGYGGRYLKKLEIYDTTTNTWTAGADMPTARSDLTSSAVGDKIYVIGGFDGSFLSNLEIYDTAVWSTGASMPTARSDLTSSAVGDKIYVIGGWDGNSHLSKLEIYDTTTNTWATGANMPTARRLLTSSAVGDKIYVIGGVLGGYVGNYLSKLEIYDTTTNTWTSGKDMPTARGFLTSSAVGDKIYVIGGYDGSNSLSKLEIYDTTTNTWTAGADMPTARSYLTSSAVGDKIYVIGGSGGDLISKLEIYDTATNTWKVGTSMPTARSSLTSSAVGDKIYVIDGYDGSYLNKLEIYSITSDRFPSNSLVFENGTAKDVSIPNKTKLGIKYSQRIQFNSAYYYNKLAELVYKPMYFGNGQKWTKILN; this comes from the coding sequence TTGGCCTATATACCTAAGACAGACTGGAAGCTGGAAGATACGGTAACAGAAAGAGACTTCAACCGGATTGAAGGCGGGATCAAGGAAGCTTTGGCTGCGGTTAATCTCGTGGACCAGAAAGATGCTGAGACATTGAATGAAGCTAAACAATATACAGACCAGAAGGTAGACAATATCGAAGTCCCCGTCAAATCCGTAAACGACAAAACGGGGGATGTGGTGCTTGCTGCGTCTGATATCCAAACCGGAAGTGGCAAAGATGTTGAAACTACGATAAACGAGCTTTTTACCTCTGTCAGTGATGGGAAAGAACAAGTTGCTAAGGCCATTACTGACCAGGGAGTGTCCGCAACCAAGGAGGACGCATTTAAAGACTTAGCAACAAAAATCCGGAGCATTGATAACGGCAATATTCCGATATATGTACAGCCTACAGAGCCAATCAAGAAAACGGGGTTTTGGATACAGGATGAGCAAAATGAAATTGAACATGTTGTGTATACAAATGCTTTTTCCGAAGGTACTGGATGGGCAGCAGGCGCAGACATGCCAACAGCGAGGGATGATCTAACTTCAAGCGCAGTAGGAGATAAAATTTATGTAATAGGTGGGTTTGGTGGTAGGGACAAACTAGAGATCTACGACACCACCACAAACACATGGACAGCAGGAGCAGACATGCCAACGGCGAGGAGCGGTCTAACTTCAAACGCAGTAGGAGATAAAATTTATGTAATAGGCGGGAGTGGTTCTAGCAAAGTAGAGATCTACGATACAGCCACAAACACATGGACAGCAGGAGCAGACATGCCAACGGCGAGGAGCGGTCTAACTTCAAACGCAGTAGGAGATAAAATTTATGTAATAGGTGGGTTTGATGGTAGTTTCCTTAGTAATCTTGAGATCTACGATACAGCCACAAACACTTGGACAATAGGAGCAGACATGCCAACAGCGAGGGATGATCTAACTTCAAGCGCAGTAGGGGATAAAATCTACGTTATAGGTGGGTATGGTGGTAGATACCTCAAAAAACTAGAAATCTACGACACCACCACAAACACTTGGACAGCAGGAGCAGACATGCCAACGGCGAGGAGCGATCTAACTTCAAGCGCAGTAGGAGATAAAATTTATGTAATAGGTGGGTTTGATGGTAGTTTCCTTAGTAATCTTGAGATCTACGATACAGCCGTATGGTCAACAGGCGCAAGCATGCCAACGGCAAGGTCTGATCTAACCTCAAGTGCAGTAGGGGATAAAATCTATGTTATAGGTGGTTGGGATGGTAATAGTCATCTAAGCAAACTAGAGATCTACGACACCACCACAAACACATGGGCAACAGGAGCAAATATGCCAACGGCAAGAAGATTACTAACCTCAAGCGCAGTTGGAGATAAGATCTATGTAATAGGTGGGGTGTTAGGTGGGTATGTTGGTAACTATCTAAGCAAACTAGAGATCTACGACACCACCACAAACACATGGACATCGGGTAAAGACATGCCAACGGCAAGGGGATTTCTAACCTCAAGTGCAGTTGGAGATAAGATCTATGTAATAGGTGGGTATGATGGTAGTAACAGTCTAAGCAAACTGGAAATCTACGACACAACCACAAACACTTGGACAGCAGGCGCAGACATGCCAACGGCAAGGAGCTATCTAACCTCAAGCGCAGTAGGGGATAAAATCTACGTTATAGGCGGGAGTGGTGGCGACCTTATTAGCAAACTAGAGATCTACGATACAGCCACAAACACTTGGAAAGTGGGAACAAGCATGCCAACGGCAAGGAGTTCTCTAACTTCAAGCGCAGTGGGGGATAAAATCTATGTAATAGACGGGTATGATGGTAGCTACCTCAACAAACTAGAGATTTATAGTATTACATCGGATCGATTTCCTTCTAACTCCTTGGTATTTGAAAACGGAACAGCGAAAGATGTAAGCATACCTAATAAAACAAAATTAGGCATTAAGTACAGCCAACGGATACAATTTAATTCTGCCTATTACTATAACAAATTAGCCGAATTGGTCTATAAGCCCATGTATTTTGGCAATGGTCAAAAGTGGACAAAAATTCTTAACTAG
- a CDS encoding phage holin family protein — MEKVLKPAVAAGGGAVSYLFGGWGAALDILLFCVIVDYITGMISAFLEGTLVSKAGYIGIARKITIFILVVISHKIDIYLGQSPFLRDAVVIFYIFNEMVSILENCGRIGVPIPPFLKEAIAVLKGKSEKEKGDKH, encoded by the coding sequence ATGGAGAAAGTATTAAAGCCGGCTGTAGCGGCGGGAGGAGGGGCGGTTTCTTATTTGTTTGGAGGGTGGGGGGCAGCGCTGGATATTTTACTATTTTGCGTCATTGTAGATTACATTACCGGAATGATATCGGCCTTTCTGGAAGGAACTCTGGTAAGCAAAGCCGGATATATCGGCATCGCCCGTAAAATCACGATCTTTATCCTGGTGGTTATTTCCCACAAAATTGATATTTATCTGGGACAATCCCCGTTTCTCCGTGATGCGGTCGTCATCTTTTATATCTTCAATGAAATGGTAAGTATACTGGAAAATTGCGGGCGGATCGGTGTGCCTATTCCTCCGTTTCTGAAAGAAGCTATAGCCGTGTTGAAAGGAAAATCCGAAAAGGAAAAGGGGGATAAGCATTGA
- a CDS encoding LysM peptidoglycan-binding domain-containing protein, protein MRSGIWLSYNNQEEGFKLPVNPETIEVKSGGNGKTYNVLGLGEVNVIQDRKLSGIEFESLFPAADYPFIEQDAILLQPSHYIEYIEKWWATNRPIRFVYVGDTVDINLAVSIENFDYKEKAGSPGDIEYKLSLKKYVFYSANRVTVTSPSEVEVKPERVDERITPPTYNMKPGDNLFRVCKKYGCELKQVLKLNKLTDEQTKKLKVGTIIRLR, encoded by the coding sequence ATGCGGTCAGGAATTTGGCTCAGCTACAACAACCAGGAGGAAGGCTTCAAGCTGCCGGTCAACCCCGAGACGATCGAAGTAAAGAGTGGCGGGAATGGCAAGACATATAACGTGTTGGGACTTGGGGAAGTGAACGTGATTCAGGACCGGAAGCTGTCCGGGATTGAATTTGAAAGTCTTTTTCCCGCAGCGGACTATCCGTTTATAGAACAGGATGCCATTCTTCTGCAGCCCTCTCACTACATTGAATATATTGAAAAATGGTGGGCCACCAACAGGCCGATCCGTTTTGTTTATGTAGGGGATACGGTTGATATCAACCTGGCGGTCAGCATTGAAAATTTTGATTATAAAGAAAAAGCGGGTTCTCCCGGGGATATCGAATACAAGCTGTCTTTGAAGAAATATGTCTTTTATTCGGCAAACCGGGTCACGGTTACGTCCCCTTCAGAGGTAGAAGTCAAGCCCGAACGCGTGGATGAACGGATTACTCCCCCCACTTATAACATGAAGCCGGGAGATAATCTGTTCCGGGTATGCAAAAAGTACGGCTGTGAGCTGAAACAGGTGTTGAAGCTGAACAAGCTGACAGACGAACAGACCAAGAAATTAAAAGTCGGAACGATCATAAGGTTAAGGTGA
- a CDS encoding spore coat protein, which produces MATALTEATTPEVRSVLKNHLDTAITMHQKITDYMLNKGMYHPFNVNEQIQMDIQNAQKTLNLMNRS; this is translated from the coding sequence TTGGCTACTGCTTTAACTGAAGCCACTACTCCGGAAGTCAGATCAGTTCTGAAAAACCATCTGGATACAGCGATCACTATGCACCAGAAAATAACGGATTACATGCTGAATAAAGGCATGTACCATCCCTTTAATGTAAATGAACAAATCCAAATGGATATCCAGAATGCCCAGAAGACTTTAAATTTAATGAATCGTTCCTGA
- a CDS encoding putative phage tail protein, with the protein MDRWMGLMPDYYRDIREFEELMKTLGEEARLLEIEKERLLNNQFVLSSDEGAIKRRETELGIQSDPKQESLDFRKKRIINRYSTKPPFTIRYLQERLDYLIGRGRANASVDPQDFVLKVRTKINDASVFREVEHTVHSIKPANLVYHQETSLQDGIGIVEHIYMTPIRRLTKLGSWKVGRTPFAERGKEVLVK; encoded by the coding sequence TTGGATAGATGGATGGGGCTGATGCCTGATTATTACCGGGATATCCGGGAATTCGAGGAACTTATGAAGACTTTAGGCGAAGAAGCCAGGCTGCTGGAGATCGAAAAGGAACGACTCCTAAACAACCAGTTCGTGCTGTCTTCGGATGAGGGAGCGATTAAGCGGAGGGAGACGGAACTGGGCATCCAGTCCGATCCCAAACAAGAAAGCCTCGATTTCCGGAAAAAGCGGATTATTAACCGCTATTCCACCAAGCCTCCTTTCACCATCCGGTATCTGCAGGAACGGCTGGATTATCTAATAGGGCGAGGACGTGCCAATGCCAGTGTAGATCCGCAGGACTTTGTGTTAAAAGTCAGGACAAAAATCAATGATGCTTCCGTATTCCGCGAAGTCGAGCATACCGTTCATTCCATCAAGCCGGCTAACCTCGTTTATCATCAGGAAACTTCCCTGCAGGACGGGATAGGGATCGTCGAGCATATTTATATGACTCCCATCCGCCGCTTGACCAAGCTGGGTTCCTGGAAGGTTGGACGGACCCCATTTGCGGAGAGAGGGAAGGAGGTACTAGTAAAATGA
- a CDS encoding glycosyl hydrolase family 18 protein, with protein sequence MKKKKCFMTITSLAVAGVMLGSALPPVTAGSIHDHQTQSAVYGQSSKAWDFSQIQAGYGYENWGIKQYVPYFDVGAYPQNPLLMYDYMTKTGTQEAFLGFLVTNPQTDELVWSGSNKPVDVLQPNGRDMIFDDIRRLREQGKDLGIAVGGAGATMLPETVKSAEDAVKEYKEFLTAYGFTHLDFDIEGNLTPDKKGHENRAKVIKQLKKELQSEGQPLSVSYTLALGKSGIEPKEVAIIEPAIKEGVDISRLNFMAFDYGEINESLVETTIKALRSTHTTLKDLYQKYGYDKTDADIWNLMGITSMTAQDDQGHPFTLKDVQATIDFANSVGIPFLSMWSINRDSNDNSWVHPGTQEGDYSKAFVTFISEDGSKDPFKPIPTYSYPKYDESKSYNAGERVGYNGKAYLCIGWANPHDNPEAAPWAWKYLK encoded by the coding sequence ATGAAAAAGAAAAAATGCTTCATGACAATCACTTCGTTAGCAGTTGCCGGAGTCATGCTGGGAAGTGCACTCCCCCCGGTGACGGCTGGTTCTATTCATGATCATCAGACACAATCCGCTGTGTACGGGCAGTCATCCAAAGCATGGGATTTTTCGCAAATTCAAGCAGGATACGGGTACGAAAATTGGGGAATTAAACAGTATGTACCGTATTTTGATGTGGGGGCATATCCTCAAAACCCTTTATTGATGTATGATTACATGACGAAAACAGGGACTCAAGAGGCTTTTCTGGGTTTTCTGGTTACGAATCCGCAAACGGATGAATTAGTCTGGAGCGGAAGCAATAAACCTGTTGACGTTTTACAACCAAACGGCAGGGATATGATTTTCGATGATATCCGAAGATTACGTGAGCAAGGAAAAGATTTAGGAATTGCAGTGGGCGGTGCCGGAGCAACCATGCTCCCCGAAACCGTGAAAAGTGCAGAAGATGCCGTAAAGGAATATAAAGAATTTCTTACCGCTTATGGCTTTACACATCTTGATTTTGATATTGAGGGAAATCTGACTCCGGATAAAAAAGGTCATGAAAATCGGGCAAAAGTGATTAAACAATTAAAAAAAGAATTACAATCTGAAGGACAGCCTCTGTCCGTTTCTTATACTCTGGCTTTAGGAAAGAGCGGAATTGAACCGAAGGAAGTTGCCATTATCGAACCGGCAATTAAAGAAGGGGTAGATATATCCCGTCTTAATTTTATGGCTTTTGATTACGGAGAGATCAATGAATCATTAGTGGAAACAACAATAAAAGCATTACGCAGTACCCATACGACATTAAAAGACCTTTATCAAAAATATGGATATGACAAAACAGATGCTGACATTTGGAATCTTATGGGGATTACATCCATGACCGCACAAGATGATCAAGGTCATCCGTTCACATTAAAAGATGTTCAGGCGACAATTGATTTCGCCAATAGTGTCGGGATTCCATTTTTGTCCATGTGGAGTATAAACAGAGACTCTAATGATAATAGTTGGGTACATCCCGGCACCCAAGAGGGGGATTACAGTAAAGCATTTGTAACATTCATATCGGAAGACGGAAGTAAAGATCCGTTTAAACCAATTCCAACGTACAGCTACCCTAAATATGATGAAAGTAAAAGTTACAATGCAGGAGAAAGAGTTGGTTATAACGGGAAAGCATACCTGTGTATAGGATGGGCAAATCCTCATGATAATCCGGAGGCAGCACCTTGGGCATGGAAATACCTGAAATAG
- a CDS encoding DUF2634 domain-containing protein, which produces MLPTGYRIQTENDERTVQPSLTYDVNLKEKRITGRVDGLEAIRQAVHKILHTERYEHLIYSPDYGSELTGLIGQAPLYVQSELKRRISEALLQDDRIEEVGEFRFSASEDRVLVSFTVTSLFGKWDEHKEVKQDVRTSDL; this is translated from the coding sequence ATGCTGCCGACCGGATACAGGATTCAAACAGAAAATGATGAACGGACCGTACAGCCAAGCCTTACGTACGATGTCAACCTGAAAGAAAAAAGGATCACCGGAAGAGTGGATGGACTGGAGGCTATCCGGCAGGCCGTGCACAAAATCCTGCACACGGAAAGGTATGAGCATCTGATCTACAGTCCCGATTATGGAAGTGAACTGACAGGGTTAATCGGCCAGGCCCCCCTTTATGTACAGTCCGAGCTTAAGCGCAGAATTTCCGAAGCTCTATTGCAGGATGACCGTATTGAAGAAGTCGGCGAATTCCGTTTTTCCGCTTCGGAGGACCGGGTTCTTGTTTCTTTCACGGTGACCAGTCTGTTCGGAAAATGGGATGAGCATAAGGAGGTGAAGCAGGATGTACGAACATCAGACCTATGA
- a CDS encoding DUF2512 family protein: protein MNKFLIKVLLNGIVVIPLLMWYTEATFVGAATAAVILSVIAYLIGDQIVLRYTNNTVATIVDAVVALFYLWLVARYANWSLSVGELLTVVIVLGVVEIGFHRFLGQTSVNKEAR, encoded by the coding sequence ATGAATAAATTTCTAATTAAAGTATTGTTAAACGGAATCGTAGTCATTCCCCTGCTTATGTGGTATACAGAAGCTACTTTTGTAGGGGCAGCCACAGCTGCCGTTATTTTGTCAGTCATTGCTTATCTAATAGGAGATCAAATCGTCCTTAGGTACACTAACAATACAGTTGCTACCATTGTGGATGCCGTTGTCGCTTTGTTTTATCTTTGGCTGGTAGCCCGCTATGCCAACTGGTCATTGTCAGTAGGGGAACTGCTTACGGTCGTTATCGTACTCGGTGTAGTAGAAATCGGATTTCACCGCTTTTTAGGACAGACTTCTGTTAATAAAGAGGCTCGATAA
- a CDS encoding phage tail assembly chaperone: protein MSDLSLFYAQNAEAGIMEEFAVSNRFKTKDGKPVLWKIRCMTEAENEEHRKAATKKVKAKNGTYLSETNSDLYLAKLAVGSVVYPDLKDAELQKSYGTLGAENLLRVMLLPGEYAALIEKVQQINGFDKDLNELKEEVKN from the coding sequence ATGAGTGATTTAAGTCTGTTCTATGCACAGAATGCGGAAGCGGGCATTATGGAGGAATTCGCTGTTTCGAACCGTTTCAAAACAAAAGACGGGAAACCGGTCCTGTGGAAAATCCGCTGCATGACGGAAGCAGAGAACGAGGAACACCGGAAAGCGGCCACGAAAAAAGTGAAGGCCAAAAACGGGACTTATCTGTCTGAAACCAACAGTGACCTGTACTTGGCCAAATTGGCAGTTGGCAGTGTAGTATATCCGGATTTGAAAGATGCTGAACTGCAAAAATCTTACGGTACCCTGGGGGCCGAAAACCTGCTGCGGGTTATGCTGCTTCCGGGCGAGTATGCCGCACTGATAGAGAAAGTCCAGCAGATTAACGGATTTGATAAGGATCTGAATGAGCTTAAAGAAGAAGTAAAAAACTAA
- a CDS encoding DUF2577 domain-containing protein: MLNIIKQAALGAVDTSNPVSILFGEVTKANPLEVSVDQRFSLSEDFLIVPEHVTGYQPTVEGQTIPVRQGLRKGDRVILLRAQGGHSFVILGKAV, encoded by the coding sequence ATGCTGAACATTATCAAGCAGGCTGCTCTTGGCGCTGTCGATACAAGCAACCCTGTATCTATCCTGTTTGGTGAAGTAACGAAAGCGAATCCTCTTGAAGTGAGTGTCGATCAGCGATTCTCTCTTTCAGAGGATTTTTTGATTGTCCCTGAGCATGTTACGGGATATCAGCCAACGGTAGAAGGCCAGACTATCCCCGTTCGTCAGGGGCTTAGAAAGGGTGACCGGGTGATTCTGCTTCGTGCCCAGGGCGGCCACAGTTTTGTCATTCTTGGAAAGGCGGTGTAG